TAATATCTATGGCTATATTCCGACTTTTATTTATTCAACTTCAATTTTTTTCTTTCAGTCATCAAACATTCATAGTTGAACAAATAAAAACTCCGTTAGTTTATTAATCTTCAAAGGCATTTGTTATTATAAAATTTTCGAGATTTTAATTTTCCAGTAAAAGGCAACTTGTTTGAGCTTTTCTACTTTATTTGAATTCACAATAACTTTATGAAAATTAAAATAATTTTTGTTAAAAGCGAGTTTTGTCTTTTGCTGGAAAATTGAAATTCGATAAGCGGGGTTGTAAGGGCATGGCGTTTGATGCCCTTACGATAAAAAATTGTTAAAATGTCGCAATTAATATTGCAATTTATGTTATTAAAAAAGCAAAAACTATATTTTAATTATTTAGCTGATTTTTTATAAGGACAACTGATTAAGTGGTCATCAACTATTCCGATTGCCTGTAAGAAAGAATAAACGATTGTAGAGCCAACGAATTTAAAGCCACGTTTTTTCAAATCTTTGCTGATTTTATCAGATAATTCTGTAGTAGCAGGTGCTTCTGATATTTCTTTCCAGTTATTGATAATTTGCTTGTTATCTGTAAAATTCCAAATGTACTTGTCAAATGAGCCAAATTCCTTTTGTACTTCCATAAATGCAAGGGCATTTTTAACAGAAGCAGCTATTTTTAATTTGTTTCTCACAATTCCTTCATTTTGAGCCAGTTCAGCCAATTTATTTTCATCATATTTTGCAATTTTTTTATAATCAAAATTATCAAAAGCCTTTCTAAAATTTTCTCTTTTATTCAAAATAAGATTCCAGCTAAGTCCTGCCTGAAAACCTTCTAATATCAGCATTTCAAAAAGATAACTATCATCGTGGGAAGGGACTCCCCATTCTGTATCATGATAGATAATGTCATTTTCAGATTTTGCCCATGGACATCTAGTTTTTTTCATACTCTAATCCTTTCAATTTTTTTAGTTATTGTAAGTAAAATTATTTTAAATTTTAAACATATTATTATGATTTAGCATATTTTAAATATTCGTTTATAAATAAGTCAATGTCTCCATCCATAACTTTTTCCACATTTCCTTCTTCTGCCTTTGTTCTGTGATCTTTTACCATTTTATAAGGTTGGAAGACATACGAACGGATTTGACTTCCCCATTCGATTTTTGATTCTGTTCCCTTTAATTCCGCCATTTCCTTCTCACGCTTTTCCAGTTCCAGCTCGAATAATTTTGATTTTAATATTTTCATTGCAGTTTCACGGTTTTTTAGCTGTGAACGTTCATTTTGGCATGTAACTACTGTGTTTGTAGGAATATGAGTGATTCTAACGGCTGAGTCTGTTGTGTTTACGTGCTGTCCGCCTGCACCGCTTGCCCTGTAAGTATCAATTTTCAAGTCTTCTGTACGAATATCAATTTCAACATCATCTTCTATTTCTGGAGTAACATTAACTGCAGCAAACGAAGTATGCCTTCTAGCATTAGAGTCAAATGGAGAAATTCTGACAAGCCTGTGAACGCCTTTTTCCCCTTTTAAATATCCATAAGCATAATTCCCTTTTATATTTAATGTTACACTTTTTATCCCAGCTTCTTCTCCGGCTAGGCTATCAAGGATTTCAACTTTGAAATCATGCCGATTTGCCCATCTGTCGTACATTCTGTAAAGCATTTCAGCCCAGTCACAAGCTTCAGTTCCACCAGCCCCTGAATTTATTGTAAGAATCGCATTATTCATATCATATTCTTCATCTAAAAGTAATTTTGTCTTAAAATTATCAATTTCATTTGTCAAATCTTGTGCCTTCTGTTCAAGCTCATTTTCAAACGAATTGTCCCCCATCTCAATAAACTCAATAATAGTGGAAACATCTTCAAAAAGCCCATTTAATTTCTCGTATTCTTCAAGCAACTTTTTCTTTGCACTAATAGTCTTCAATATTTCTTGACTATTCTCACTGTTCCAGAAATCTGCTTCAAATGTCTTTTTTTCCAAGCTATCAATTTCATTTTTTAAATTTTCAATGTCAAAGATGCCTCCTAATTTCTTCAATGTTAATTTCATTTATTTCGTTTTGTTTTTTTATTTCAAATAAATCCATATTTTTAAACCTTTCTTTATACATTTAAATTTTTATCTTTAATTACAAATAAAATTTTTTTCAAGAAAAAAAGAAAACAATTGTTAATTAAATAAATTTTTAAAACTAAACTCAAAAGCTATGACTATTTTACTCAAACCATAAATTATATAATTTTAGCAGTTTAATTTAAAATAGGTTTGAGTATATAATACAAAAAATCTTTTGAATTGAGACTTTAAGTATTTTTAGGAAAATATTAAAAGAAGCTGCTTTTTAAAACAGCCTCTCATTAAGTTTTTAGAAAATAAAAATTTTTTTATATTTTAGGTTATAGTTATTTTCTCAAACCTTCAACAACTTTACCAGTTTCTTCGTTGTACCAAACTTCGTTTGTTAATGGTTCTTCTTTTACGTAAGATAAAATATTGTTAAATGTTGCTTCGGCAATATTATCTAATGCTTCTTTTGTTAAGAATGCCTGGTGAGAAGTCAAAACAACGTTGTTAAATGATAATAATCTAGCTAGTAAATCATCTTCCAGTACGCTTGCTGATTCATCTTCGAAGAAATAGCTGCTTTCATTTTCATAAACATCAAGTCCTGCTCCGCCGATTTTTTTGTCTTTTAATCCTTCAACGAGAGCCTCAGTATCAATTAATCCACCTCTGGCGGCATTGATGATGATAACCCCGTCTTTCATTTTAGCAATAGTTTCTTTGTTAATTATGTGTCTTGTTTCAGGGAATAATGGACAATGTAATGAAATTACATCAGAATTTGCAAATATTTCATCTAATGTTACATAAGTGAAGTTTTCTTCTTTTGCGGCTTGTTCATTAGGAAATTTATCATAACCAATAACTTTCATTCCTAGTCCATTTAAAATTTTTATAAAAATTCTTGCGATTCTACCAGTTCCTATAATTCCAGCAGTTTTTCCGTTCAAATCCATTCCAGTTAATCCTGCTAAACTAAAGTTACCTTCCCTTGTTCTATTATAGGCTTTGTGAGTTTTTCTGTTTACTGACATAAGAAGAGCTAGTGAATGTTCAGCTACAGCAAATGGTGAGTAGGCAGGTACTCTTAAAACAGTAATTCTGTTTTCACGGGCAGCCTTTAAGTCGATATTGTTATAACCAGCACATCTTGCGGCAATAACTCTTACACCATTTTTTGAAAGTATATTTAATACTTTTGCATTTAAGTCATCATTTACGAAAGTGCAGACAACATCTTGATATTTCGTAAGCATTACATTTTTTAAACTTAATTTTTCTTCAAAATATGTAATATCCGCCCCAAATTTTTCATTCCATTTGTCAAAAAATTCAATGTCATAAGGTTTCGCATCGAAAACTACGATTTTCATTTTTACATTCCTCCTAAAATTTATAATCTTTTTATCTTATTAAATTTATTATAGCAAAAAAAAATAGGCTAAGTCAAATGATTTTACAAGATTTTTATTATTTATTTGAAATTTTTGATTCTTTATTATTGTAACAAATGAAATGAAAAAAATTATATAAATCTATAAAAAACAATAGCAAATTTAGAAAAAATATGATATAAGTATATTTGAGAAAGAAATCTAAATAAATTAAAAACTAAAAGAGAGGATTGATTTGATGAACGGAGTAGCAGTTAGTGCAATCAACTATCAGCAGATGGCGTTTGGATTCCTGGGTGGACTGGGACTATTCCTATTTTGTATAAAATATATGGGGGATGGTCTTCAAATGGCAGCTGGAGATAGACTTAGATATATTTTGGATAAATATACCACATCACCATTTTTAGGGGTTCTAGTTGGAATTCTGGTAACAGCTTTGATACAATCAAGTTCAGGAACAACGGTTATTACGATAGGGCTGGTTGGAGCAGGGCTTCTGACTTTAAGGCAAGCTATTGGAATTGTTATGGGAGCCAATATTGGTACAACAATTACGACTTTCATAATTGGATTCAATATAACGCATTATGCATTGCCAATATTATTTTTAGGAGCAGCATGTCTGTTTTTTGTAAAACATAATTTCATAAATAATTTGGGTAGAATTTTATTTGGTTTTGGAGGAATATTTTTTGCATTGACGTTGATGTCGAGTGCAATGGAGCCACTTAAACATTTACCGGCATTTACAGAATTAACAATAAAATTAAGTAATAGTCCAGTTTTAGGAGTATTTATAGGAACAATGATTACAATGCTGGTTCAGGCTTCAAGTGCTACAATTAGTATTTTACAAAATGTGTATCAGGAAAATCTTATAACATTAAAAGCTGCATTGCCTGTACTTTTTGGAGACAATATAGGAACAACAATAACAGCGATAATTGCAGTAATAGGAGCAAATACCTCAGCAAAAAGACTTGCTTTGTCACATACAATGTTTAATGTTATAGGAACAATAATTTTTATGATTTTATTGTCGCCGTTTACAATGTTTGTACAAAAAATGGCGGAGATTCTGCATTTGAATCCAAAAGTGACAATAGCATTTGCACACGGATCATTTAATGTTATGACAACAATTTTATTATTTCCATTCATTAGAGTTTTGGAATACGTTGTTGTAAAATTGATTAGGGAAAAAGATGAAGATCAAGTTGAACATAAACCAAAATATTTAGATTCAGCATTGATTTACACACCTTCAATTGCATTAGGACAGGTAAAACAGGAAATGCTTTCAATGATTTCAATAGCATTAAAGAGCTTAGGAAGAGCAGTTGAATTTTTCCATGAAAGAAATGAAAAATTAGCGGAAAAAGTTGAGAAAAGAGAAGAAGCAATAAATAATATTGATCAAGAAATTACAAAATATTTAACTTCATTGTCACAAGAACATATAACTGAAAAAGATGGAGAGGAAATCAGCATGTATCTTGATATGTGCCGTGATGTAGAACGTATAGGAGATCATGCGATTGGAATTGTACGAGATGTACGGTATGAAATTAAGAAAAAATTAGTATTTACTGAAACAGCTCATGAAGAAGTGCAAAAATTATACTTAATTTCAAAACAAATCATTGAAACGGCTGAAGAAGCTCTTAAAAACAATGATTCAGAAAAAGCTTTTGCAGTAGTAGATTTACACAACAAACTTTACGCAAAGGAGAAGGAAGTAAGAAAAGCACATATAAGCCGTGTAAGCAAACAAGAATGTGACATAAAATCAGGGCTTTATTATATAGATGTTGTATCTCACTTTACAAGAATCGGAGATCATGCTAGAAACTTGGTTGAAAAAATGATTGAAAGTAGAGGATAAAAATATAAATTTTAAAAATGGGTATTAACTTAATATACCCATTTTTTGATATTGATAAGAATATGGTAATTTTATTTTGGCTATATCTGTCTTTAATCCATCATTTTTATGTTATTTTATTTTAATATCTAAGAGAATGCTATTTCTCATTTAAAAAGCAAAAATTATATTTTATACTCGAACCCATTTAAAATTGAACTGATAGAAATTATATAATTTAAGGTTTGAGTAAAATAGTCATAATTTTTGAGTTCTGTTTTAAACTAGTTTTACTATAATTATTTAGAAAAATAGGTTGCTATTCCTCTTGGAAAAAGTCTATAATAAATTCGCTATTTAAACGGAGTTTAGTATTAATTACAATTTTTTATTAACAAATGAAATTTTATAAATGTGTTAGATTTTAAGAATAAAAAGAATAAAATAATTTGAAAATGACATAATTTTGTCAAAAAAAAATGATATTCTATGAAATAAGTGTTATAATAAATTTTGATAAGAAATAAGCTGTTTATTCTATAAGAAAGGAGATTACATGGTTGGGATATTTTTGAATTTTAAAAATAGTAAGATACAGATTTTATCAGCATTACTTACGTTTAGTGCGATAAGTTTTGCAGTTAATGTGGATGATTTGATTTCTCAGTATGAAAAAAATTCATATACGACAAAAATTAATGAAAAAAATATGAGAAAGTTTGATATAAAAGAGAAATCTTTGAAAAATGGGGAATGGAATGAAGTCAGTGTAACTTCAGATAATAATTATACATTACACGGAGCAGCAAATGGACTAACTATGCAAAATAATGTAAAGTATGGAATGCTTTATTACAGAAATGAATATAATTTTAGAAGTAGTGAGCTTACAGAAAATAAAATTGGTATTTCTAAAACATTAAACGATTATTTTGGATATAGTGATGTAAATTATAATAAAAAAACTAATCAAATTTCACGAAATATACAGAAAATTAACGATGAAACTACTAAAAATTCTGAAATACGTGATTTGATTGATTTATATAAAAATTATAAGAATAAACAGAAGGAAATTGAACAGGAAGCGCTTACCTTAGAAGATACTAAAAAAGATTATGCTATTCAGGCTAAAAAATATGAGCTGGGGACAGCATCACAGTATGATTATGAACTAGCAAAAACAGAATATGAAAATTCTCAGCTGAAATATGAAAATCTTGGTCGGGAACTGCAAATTTTAGGAGAACGATTTACAGTTTACAATGTAACTTTACCTGAAAAAGAGAAGCTTGATGACCTGAAAAAAATTGAACTGAAAAAGGATGATTTTTATGCTCTTAGACTCTCAGAAGCTGAAACAATAGAATTGAATTCGCAGCTGAACAATGAACAGTTAAGAAAGGAAAATATTGACTATAAGTATCCTAAATTATCAGGAGATATTGGATATTCCTTAAAGGATCATTCTGTTGTTGTCGGATTATCTGTGTCAAAAACTTTTAAAAGATACAATGATACTGTTGAAGATTTGAAAAATGAAGCAGATAAATTGAGATTACAATATGAACAGAAAAAAAATGAACTGGTGTCAAATGCCGGACAGCAGATGATAACTTACACAACCTATCAGACAAATGAATTAACAGCACAAAATACAATGAATATTAAGAAAAAAGAATATGAAATTTATGCTAAGAAGTACGAGTTGGGAGTCGATACATATTCCAACTATGTGGAAAAACGGAATAACTACAAGAAAGCTGTAATAGATTATGAAACAGCCAAAAATGAACTTGCGGCATTTACTAAAAAAATAAAATATTATAAATAGAGATTATTAATATGAAAAATAAAAACGAAAATTAGGAAAGCGGTGATTTTGTGGAAATAAATACAGAATTTTCTGAAATAGCTAAAACTATTGAATCAAAGAGGAAAGAGTCAAAAAATAAAAATTATTTTTATAAATTTATGACAATATTTGCTGTAATATTATTTGCTACAGTTTCATGTGGAAAAAAAGAAGCTGAGTCTGAATATGAAGTGACAACTGTTGATAGGGGAGATATTTCGTTATCAGTTTCAAAGAATGGACAAGTTGTGTCAGATAATGCGGTTTCAGTATTTACAACTTCAAGTCAAAGAGTAAACAAAGTGTTCTTTAAAAAAGGAGATAATGTGAAAAAAGGTGATGTAGTGCTGACATTTTATCCAGTTGATAAAAATGAAACTTTGAGAAAAATACAAATGAAAACTTTGGAAATTCAAAAATATGAAAGAAATATAGCTGATGCTCAAGGTTCACTTAGAAGAAAAAAAGAGTCGAAAAGTTTAGAAATTCAACAAAAATCAAGAGATTTGCATAACGCAGAAGAGCTATATAAAGTTGGTGGGGAAACAAGGGTAAATGTAGATGATGCAAGAAAGGCTCTAAGAAATTCAAGACTAGATTTGGATACAGTTGACAGTGAGCAGAAGGCGAGTATTGAAGATGCAAGAACATCATTAAAAACAGCAAAATTAGAATTGGCAACATTACAAGAAGATCTGGCACTTATAAAAGATGAAATAACAAGTCCAGTTGATGGTGTTATTACAGAAATGACTGCAGATGAAAATTATCGTGTAAATACTGAAACGACTTTATTTAAAGTATCGGATTCAACAAACATGAGGGTAGAGGTAAATCTTTCAGACAATGAGGTAAAAAATATTCAAGTTGGGCAAAGAGTTGAGATTACTTCAGATTCATTGCCGGACGGAGAGAAAATAGAAGGCTCTGTTTTGCAAATTTCTGGAGTGGCTGAAAAGAGTTCGTCTCTTGATGAAAGTAACACTACTGTAAAAATTCAGATAAATGAAACTAAGGGATTGAAGCCTGGTGCTACGATAACAGCGACTATTTTTTACAAAGAAAGTAAAAATGTACCAAGACTTCCATATAGTTCAGTTATAAATGAAAATGGTAAATATTATGCTTTTGTTGTAGGAAAAGGTAATAAAGTTTCAAAAAGAGAAATTAAAGTTGGAATGAATGATGATACATTTTATGCTGTGGAATCTGGTATATCAGTGGGAGAAAGAGTAATCACTGTTGCGGATGAAAGATTGAAAGATGGACAAAAA
The nucleotide sequence above comes from Leptotrichia hongkongensis. Encoded proteins:
- a CDS encoding DNA-3-methyladenine glycosylase I, producing the protein MKKTRCPWAKSENDIIYHDTEWGVPSHDDSYLFEMLILEGFQAGLSWNLILNKRENFRKAFDNFDYKKIAKYDENKLAELAQNEGIVRNKLKIAASVKNALAFMEVQKEFGSFDKYIWNFTDNKQIINNWKEISEAPATTELSDKISKDLKKRGFKFVGSTIVYSFLQAIGIVDDHLISCPYKKSAK
- the prfB gene encoding peptide chain release factor 2 (programmed frameshift); protein product: MDLFEIKKQNEINEINIEEIRRHLDIENLKNEIDSLEKKTFEADFWNSENSQEILKTISAKKKLLEEYEKLNGLFEDVSTIIEFIEMGDNSFENELEQKAQDLTNEIDNFKTKLLLDEEYDMNNAILTINSGAGGTEACDWAEMLYRMYDRWANRHDFKVEILDSLAGEEAGIKSVTLNIKGNYAYGYLKGEKGVHRLVRISPFDSNARRHTSFAAVNVTPEIEDDVEIDIRTEDLKIDTYRASGAGGQHVNTTDSAVRITHIPTNTVVTCQNERSQLKNRETAMKILKSKLFELELEKREKEMAELKGTESKIEWGSQIRSYVFQPYKMVKDHRTKAEEGNVEKVMDGDIDLFINEYLKYAKS
- a CDS encoding 2-hydroxyacid dehydrogenase translates to MKIVVFDAKPYDIEFFDKWNEKFGADITYFEEKLSLKNVMLTKYQDVVCTFVNDDLNAKVLNILSKNGVRVIAARCAGYNNIDLKAARENRITVLRVPAYSPFAVAEHSLALLMSVNRKTHKAYNRTREGNFSLAGLTGMDLNGKTAGIIGTGRIARIFIKILNGLGMKVIGYDKFPNEQAAKEENFTYVTLDEIFANSDVISLHCPLFPETRHIINKETIAKMKDGVIIINAARGGLIDTEALVEGLKDKKIGGAGLDVYENESSYFFEDESASVLEDDLLARLLSFNNVVLTSHQAFLTKEALDNIAEATFNNILSYVKEEPLTNEVWYNEETGKVVEGLRK
- a CDS encoding Na/Pi cotransporter family protein; this encodes MNGVAVSAINYQQMAFGFLGGLGLFLFCIKYMGDGLQMAAGDRLRYILDKYTTSPFLGVLVGILVTALIQSSSGTTVITIGLVGAGLLTLRQAIGIVMGANIGTTITTFIIGFNITHYALPILFLGAACLFFVKHNFINNLGRILFGFGGIFFALTLMSSAMEPLKHLPAFTELTIKLSNSPVLGVFIGTMITMLVQASSATISILQNVYQENLITLKAALPVLFGDNIGTTITAIIAVIGANTSAKRLALSHTMFNVIGTIIFMILLSPFTMFVQKMAEILHLNPKVTIAFAHGSFNVMTTILLFPFIRVLEYVVVKLIREKDEDQVEHKPKYLDSALIYTPSIALGQVKQEMLSMISIALKSLGRAVEFFHERNEKLAEKVEKREEAINNIDQEITKYLTSLSQEHITEKDGEEISMYLDMCRDVERIGDHAIGIVRDVRYEIKKKLVFTETAHEEVQKLYLISKQIIETAEEALKNNDSEKAFAVVDLHNKLYAKEKEVRKAHISRVSKQECDIKSGLYYIDVVSHFTRIGDHARNLVEKMIESRG
- a CDS encoding TolC family protein — encoded protein: MVGIFLNFKNSKIQILSALLTFSAISFAVNVDDLISQYEKNSYTTKINEKNMRKFDIKEKSLKNGEWNEVSVTSDNNYTLHGAANGLTMQNNVKYGMLYYRNEYNFRSSELTENKIGISKTLNDYFGYSDVNYNKKTNQISRNIQKINDETTKNSEIRDLIDLYKNYKNKQKEIEQEALTLEDTKKDYAIQAKKYELGTASQYDYELAKTEYENSQLKYENLGRELQILGERFTVYNVTLPEKEKLDDLKKIELKKDDFYALRLSEAETIELNSQLNNEQLRKENIDYKYPKLSGDIGYSLKDHSVVVGLSVSKTFKRYNDTVEDLKNEADKLRLQYEQKKNELVSNAGQQMITYTTYQTNELTAQNTMNIKKKEYEIYAKKYELGVDTYSNYVEKRNNYKKAVIDYETAKNELAAFTKKIKYYK
- a CDS encoding efflux RND transporter periplasmic adaptor subunit is translated as MEINTEFSEIAKTIESKRKESKNKNYFYKFMTIFAVILFATVSCGKKEAESEYEVTTVDRGDISLSVSKNGQVVSDNAVSVFTTSSQRVNKVFFKKGDNVKKGDVVLTFYPVDKNETLRKIQMKTLEIQKYERNIADAQGSLRRKKESKSLEIQQKSRDLHNAEELYKVGGETRVNVDDARKALRNSRLDLDTVDSEQKASIEDARTSLKTAKLELATLQEDLALIKDEITSPVDGVITEMTADENYRVNTETTLFKVSDSTNMRVEVNLSDNEVKNIQVGQRVEITSDSLPDGEKIEGSVLQISGVAEKSSSLDESNTTVKIQINETKGLKPGATITATIFYKESKNVPRLPYSSVINENGKYYAFVVGKGNKVSKREIKVGMNDDTFYAVESGISVGERVITVADERLKDGQKIKIADPSKQKVAPNGVMFKEEKQSRKGGGPGGPPPR